A portion of the Tachypleus tridentatus isolate NWPU-2018 unplaced genomic scaffold, ASM421037v1 Hic_cluster_1, whole genome shotgun sequence genome contains these proteins:
- the LOC143241927 gene encoding epithelial sodium channel subunit beta-like, giving the protein MISTCKCTYQRLSILYGGSVCGEDKLTGDCVQRALTEANDRCYSSCRMQCFKKTYDYVAVHSTTIPFEEKNLDENEISILKSTFSNISKMRDNLIRLTVYYGSTERSVLSHRPKYEPIEVFSVIGGYTGFWLGVSFVAFLEWIERFLSRVSRRFRLKNERRSSPNCRFFRGRNSLVG; this is encoded by the exons ATGATTAGCACGTGCAAGTGTACATATCAGAGACTTTCCATCCTGTATGGAGGATCAGTGTGTGGTGAAGACAAGCTGACAG GTGACTGCGTTCAGAGGGCGCTAACTGAAGCTAACGATCGGTGCTACAGTTCTTGTAGGATGCAGTGTTT caaaaaGACGTATGACTACGTTGCTGTCCACTCCACTACAATACCATTTGAAGAAAAG AATCTCGATGAAAACGAAATCAGCATTCTAAAATCTACGTTTTCAAATATCAGCAAAATGAG GGATAACCTTATAAGGCTTACAGTTTATTACGGATCTACCGAGAGAAGTGTTTTAAGTCATCGTCCAAAGTATGAG CCAATCGAGGTTTTCAGTGTGATTGGTGGTTACACCGGATTTTGGCTGGGAGTTTCTTTTGTTGCTTTCTTGGAGTGGATAGAGCGTTTTCTGTCGAGAGTATCGCGAAGATTCCGATTGAAAAACGAACGTCGGAGCTCACCAAACTGTCGGTTTTTCCGTGGAAGGAACAGTCTCGTGGGGTAG